Proteins co-encoded in one Natronorubrum daqingense genomic window:
- a CDS encoding histidine kinase N-terminal 7TM domain-containing protein: MVFGHNAMLVIYAAATLVGLVLGVYLLQYRDKPGVVPLAGSLFATAFLSGPVFVATASDSHLLSSLMIRLLFVGVCTSVLFIFLFSLEYTGREHLVTPKTVGLLSIHPVVVVALAVTNPGNVFFATFEYNPAAPTDIYFEPGVAFVLHTLYSYLLLACVTVLILEFLYSTRGLYRGQALALFGATTIPWLANMVYIFGLVSYDTTPIGYILTGVLYTVAIVRYQFIDVAPIARNRVVDTVSEGVFVIDHDNHLIDVNPAGCEMLAVDSASSAIGHNVHTLFKTNPAIVDMLEELTETPVESTTEFSLEDRHFEIQATPITDGRDRHVGWLILVYDITTRKRRESELERQNERLDRFADLVSHDLRNPLSVASGYLDIARDTEDEADTAEYLDRVERSHERMEAIVDDVLTLARGGATVTEPQPVDVAALARRAWNSVETDNATLEVHSREKIVADPTRFQRLFENLFRNAVEHGIEDGDSHTPENGVTHHYADEPSSESPDTSTELTVTVALEDAGTGEPVLTVEDDGRGIPSSIRERIFEEGVTTAETNTGLGLRIVEQLAQAHGWSITVATSSTGGARFELRGIDRDVSGSRESPSEFTSSGESRK, translated from the coding sequence ATGGTTTTCGGCCATAACGCGATGCTGGTGATTTACGCCGCTGCGACACTCGTTGGTCTTGTACTCGGGGTCTATCTCCTCCAGTATCGAGACAAGCCAGGCGTCGTCCCGCTGGCTGGCAGTCTGTTCGCCACCGCGTTTTTGTCGGGTCCGGTGTTCGTCGCAACCGCTTCCGATTCGCATCTGCTCTCGTCGCTCATGATTCGGTTGCTGTTCGTCGGTGTCTGTACCAGTGTGCTATTCATCTTCCTCTTCAGTCTCGAGTACACCGGTCGAGAGCACCTCGTGACGCCCAAAACGGTCGGCCTCCTGTCGATTCATCCGGTCGTGGTCGTCGCGCTCGCAGTTACGAACCCCGGAAACGTCTTTTTTGCAACTTTCGAGTACAATCCGGCCGCGCCTACCGACATCTACTTCGAACCCGGCGTTGCATTCGTTCTTCACACGCTCTACTCGTATCTGCTGTTGGCCTGCGTCACCGTGTTGATTCTCGAATTCCTCTATTCGACACGAGGCTTGTATCGTGGGCAAGCACTCGCACTGTTCGGCGCGACGACGATTCCGTGGCTCGCAAACATGGTGTACATATTCGGTCTGGTCTCCTACGATACGACGCCGATCGGGTACATTCTCACGGGGGTGTTATACACGGTTGCAATCGTCCGATACCAGTTCATCGACGTCGCACCGATCGCCCGAAATCGGGTCGTGGATACGGTTTCAGAAGGCGTCTTCGTGATCGACCACGATAATCACCTCATCGACGTCAATCCCGCAGGCTGTGAGATGCTCGCCGTCGATTCCGCCTCCTCGGCTATCGGCCACAACGTACACACGCTCTTCAAAACTAATCCTGCAATCGTCGACATGCTCGAGGAGCTGACGGAGACGCCCGTCGAGTCGACGACGGAGTTCTCCCTCGAGGATCGTCACTTCGAAATTCAAGCAACACCCATTACGGACGGACGCGACCGCCACGTCGGCTGGTTGATTCTCGTATACGATATTACGACACGAAAACGCCGTGAATCCGAACTCGAGCGACAAAACGAACGGCTCGACCGATTTGCCGACCTCGTCTCTCACGACCTTCGAAACCCCCTTTCTGTTGCCTCGGGGTACCTCGATATCGCACGAGATACCGAAGACGAAGCGGATACTGCGGAGTATCTCGACCGAGTCGAACGATCGCACGAGCGAATGGAAGCGATCGTCGACGACGTGTTGACGCTCGCTCGAGGCGGGGCAACCGTAACTGAACCACAACCCGTCGACGTCGCTGCTCTCGCGAGACGTGCGTGGAACAGCGTCGAAACCGACAACGCGACACTCGAGGTCCACTCGCGTGAGAAGATCGTTGCCGATCCGACACGGTTCCAGCGGTTGTTCGAGAATCTGTTTCGCAACGCAGTCGAACACGGGATCGAGGACGGAGACTCACACACGCCGGAAAACGGTGTTACTCACCACTACGCGGATGAGCCGTCCAGTGAATCACCGGATACGTCGACCGAACTTACGGTTACCGTCGCTCTCGAGGATGCGGGCACTGGGGAACCCGTCCTTACGGTCGAAGACGACGGTCGAGGTATCCCCTCGAGTATTCGCGAACGGATCTTCGAGGAGGGAGTCACCACGGCGGAGACGAACACTGGACTCGGCTTGCGCATCGTCGAGCAGCTCGCACAGGCCCACGGGTGGTCGATCACGGTAGCG
- a CDS encoding DUF5827 family protein codes for MPVSKSEFDQLPPCDFYTPAELLEDDQMYTVYEIARLLQGVDVDADLDRNTEDILLDWAIPWVMTNADELVVAEPRNDDEPGYYGLKGTDTDDGATDESE; via the coding sequence ATGCCGGTCTCAAAATCGGAATTCGATCAGCTTCCGCCGTGTGACTTCTACACTCCAGCGGAACTGCTCGAGGACGATCAGATGTACACCGTCTACGAGATTGCCCGACTCCTTCAAGGAGTCGACGTCGATGCCGACCTCGATCGAAATACCGAGGACATTCTCCTCGATTGGGCCATCCCATGGGTTATGACGAACGCCGACGAACTCGTCGTCGCCGAACCGCGAAACGACGACGAACCGGGCTACTACGGCCTCAAAGGGACCGACACCGACGACGGGGCCACAGACGAATCCGAATGA
- a CDS encoding ATPase: MILLVVGSDRVDAGKTTFSVGLLERTGAVGYKPRAGNDYWFDHDDCQRALTEGRLYGKDARKLARAESRGREPESLNPVHRLWRPTPDDGTGLLGKTDREFLVDRIGRPGVEDEPAFVYNDTATIPEHVVESLPLEDAVPVETVEEFNEIADQRYVPAFEDLAREIESTSVAVVESYSDIAQPLQSLDHAAISAVAAVEPGRVRIYPGDRYCRACEVASSSPKDGTLEKRVPDVLELLDPLERIRLPPLGSATRSAPDRVARAYETAYDELLAAANRVSSH; this comes from the coding sequence ATGATCCTCCTCGTCGTCGGATCGGATCGAGTCGATGCCGGCAAGACGACGTTCTCCGTCGGTCTCCTCGAGCGAACCGGCGCGGTGGGGTACAAGCCACGCGCGGGTAACGATTACTGGTTCGATCACGACGACTGTCAGCGTGCCCTCACCGAGGGGCGTCTCTACGGAAAAGACGCACGAAAACTGGCTCGAGCAGAATCTCGAGGTCGGGAACCGGAATCGCTCAATCCCGTCCATCGACTGTGGCGACCCACTCCCGACGATGGGACCGGATTGCTCGGAAAGACAGACCGTGAGTTCCTCGTCGATCGAATCGGACGACCTGGGGTCGAGGACGAACCGGCGTTCGTCTACAATGACACGGCGACGATTCCCGAGCACGTTGTCGAGTCCCTGCCACTCGAGGACGCCGTTCCGGTCGAGACTGTCGAGGAATTCAACGAAATCGCCGATCAACGGTACGTCCCCGCGTTTGAGGACCTCGCACGCGAGATCGAATCGACTAGCGTCGCCGTCGTCGAGTCCTACAGCGATATCGCACAACCACTCCAGTCACTCGACCACGCAGCAATCAGTGCCGTTGCAGCCGTCGAACCCGGCCGCGTGCGAATCTACCCGGGTGATCGGTACTGTCGCGCCTGTGAAGTCGCCAGTTCGAGCCCGAAAGACGGCACACTCGAGAAACGTGTTCCCGACGTGCTCGAGTTGCTCGATCCCCTCGAGCGGATCCGATTACCGCCGCTTGGAAGTGCGACTCGAAGCGCTCCAGATAGGGTTGCACGAGCGTACGAGACGGCCTACGACGAACTTCTCGCCGCCGCCAATCGCGTCTCGAGTCACTGA
- a CDS encoding MBL fold metallo-hydrolase, translated as MISNLAQGVQAFTSNVYLVAGDRTVLIDTGANFDVVESIHERVDDLDAVVLTHTHRDHVGNLEAVADAFDVDVWGYDTDIDGVDHAIDDEERVTLGDHEYVALHTPGHKNDHLCFYSADAGVLFAGDLVFQNGSFGRTDLEEGDRETLIQSIDRLLEWIDGDLEAMHTGHGPSVTNEPADHVELSAQMARRA; from the coding sequence ATGATCTCGAACCTCGCACAGGGTGTCCAGGCTTTCACCAGTAACGTCTATCTCGTCGCCGGCGACCGAACGGTCCTCATCGATACGGGAGCGAACTTCGACGTCGTCGAATCGATTCACGAACGTGTCGACGACCTCGACGCGGTCGTGCTAACACATACCCATCGGGATCACGTCGGAAACCTCGAGGCTGTCGCGGACGCCTTCGACGTCGACGTCTGGGGGTACGATACCGATATCGACGGTGTTGACCACGCAATCGATGACGAGGAACGCGTCACACTCGGCGATCACGAGTACGTTGCCCTCCACACACCGGGGCACAAAAACGACCATCTCTGCTTTTACTCGGCGGATGCTGGCGTCCTCTTTGCAGGTGATCTCGTCTTCCAGAACGGCAGCTTCGGTCGCACCGATCTCGAGGAGGGCGACCGCGAGACGCTGATTCAGAGCATCGATCGACTGCTCGAGTGGATCGATGGCGACCTCGAAGCAATGCACACGGGACACGGTCCGAGCGTGACGAACGAACCGGCCGATCACGTCGAACTCTCGGCGCAGATGGCGCGTCGTGCCTGA
- a CDS encoding helix-turn-helix transcriptional regulator, with protein sequence MNRSAPVGIVVLIVTVFLVSMGSVAAPAAMADTGVDDRATSASTYSTADTQSSQYTSSESAAMLAEAQDFDTTTFEITVHEDGSATWTFQHVHYFDENDSEEREAFEEFADEFESEETDLYERFTDQAERMTESGDEATDREMNATDFERSATIEDSFGERGIVEMSFTWEAFAETDGDTVEVGDVFENMYIGQSQSIVIVAEDDLVFQHVEPDDEVEHSHSSLENASAVQWSGEQQFLDGNPRAVLAPEDADTSGSGGDGSNPGTSALIDTEETPWELGLGLLFALAVSVGAVWYYRQGDGLPRNDGESASQPPGPGPASEQSPAKPTEQPAETTTAVQSSHDSADPEPAASDEFLTDEDRVMKLIRENGGRMKQVDIVDETGWSKSKVSMLLSEMEDDGAISKLRVGRENIISLEGFEPEATKSPFEE encoded by the coding sequence ATGAATCGGTCGGCTCCCGTTGGCATCGTTGTGCTCATCGTCACTGTCTTTCTCGTTAGTATGGGGAGCGTCGCTGCGCCGGCAGCGATGGCCGATACCGGTGTCGATGACCGCGCTACGTCCGCGTCGACGTATTCGACGGCGGATACACAATCGTCTCAGTACACCTCGAGTGAGTCCGCTGCGATGCTCGCGGAGGCTCAAGACTTCGATACGACGACGTTCGAGATTACCGTTCACGAAGACGGGAGTGCAACGTGGACGTTCCAACACGTCCACTACTTCGACGAAAACGACTCCGAGGAACGCGAGGCGTTCGAGGAGTTCGCCGACGAGTTCGAATCCGAGGAAACCGACCTGTACGAACGCTTTACCGACCAAGCGGAGCGAATGACTGAAAGCGGAGACGAAGCCACGGACCGGGAGATGAACGCAACGGACTTCGAACGCTCTGCAACGATCGAGGACAGCTTCGGTGAACGCGGTATCGTCGAAATGTCCTTCACGTGGGAGGCGTTCGCCGAAACCGACGGCGATACCGTCGAAGTCGGCGACGTCTTCGAGAACATGTACATTGGACAGAGTCAATCGATCGTCATCGTGGCCGAGGACGACCTCGTCTTCCAGCACGTCGAACCTGACGACGAAGTCGAACACTCACACAGCTCGCTCGAGAACGCAAGCGCCGTTCAGTGGAGTGGCGAACAACAGTTTCTCGATGGCAATCCACGGGCCGTGCTCGCACCAGAAGATGCCGATACGTCTGGGAGCGGTGGTGACGGAAGCAACCCCGGTACCTCCGCGCTCATAGATACCGAGGAGACACCGTGGGAACTCGGCCTTGGTCTTCTTTTTGCCCTCGCAGTTAGTGTCGGTGCCGTCTGGTACTATCGACAGGGCGACGGCCTCCCTCGAAACGACGGAGAGAGCGCGTCACAACCTCCCGGACCCGGGCCAGCGTCTGAACAGTCGCCAGCAAAACCGACGGAACAACCAGCTGAGACGACGACAGCCGTCCAATCCAGTCACGACTCGGCCGACCCGGAACCAGCCGCCAGCGACGAGTTCCTTACCGACGAAGATCGCGTGATGAAACTCATCCGCGAAAACGGCGGCCGGATGAAGCAAGTCGACATCGTCGACGAAACTGGCTGGTCGAAATCCAAAGTGAGCATGCTTCTCTCGGAGATGGAAGACGACGGCGCGATTAGCAAACTCCGTGTCGGTCGAGAGAACATCATTAGCCTCGAGGGGTTCGAACCAGAGGCGACGAAGTCACCCTTCGAAGAGTAA
- a CDS encoding UvrD-helicase domain-containing protein: MTSPTDESSTATPTPNEGQRELIEGTDGLYLVDAGAGTGKTFTVTHRYANIVTKDGVEPDDTLLLTFTRNAATEMKDRIVASCEYDMRALSDAPIQTFHSLCRDILDQHGFHAPSYLGIDDAITGSTQLLENETIEREYFREFIGRFSDDHDEHHDLLRCLSDPTALLDLITNLAAKGVFPTADGWYRDSRDALEGDFDAFKDMFDEVNRPRNGGNKQSTLRSNLGRYGKNKCYLPDAPDRDELRGEYGSKAVPEDVAERVFTENRDHLIEFVHDVYVEYLEFALGRNYLNFSFLQLFAFVLCCEDADLRESLAFEYVMIDEFQDSSEIQFKLALLLSGTDNFCVVGDWKQSIYSFQYAAVENITEFEARLERFAAELNDDAERVSFSLGSVTRVELEQNYRSTQSILDFSENALVTPGSNRESIDRESILERVVSLHSNTDQNHSQIEAFQHADEHEAILTKVQKIVGNDEYAIEEDGEVRPPTYGDIAVLTRTRDFGRELLSTADAYEFPMAYEGGIELFRTDQAKLLLAWLRILVGGPAADRGWAVVLERAGYTLDEIEYVLEHDAYPSEMAAFRSELEAFETHAAVTRRVFDHYGYDGTTADVVLTTVQSLHSSTTMTRGDLIRIIKDGIENGYTKEVQAVAGTNSVTVQTIHSVKGLEHPIVILGNMNSGAFPPSGGSDGTITYAEPTGLRRRKCYDDSHSDPHVYDNWRADVLGCCQPTKYGEERRLLYVAMTRAETHLLFAAGEEPNTFLEQLPVDIEALEPAVSPVNVDETTHTQFRTDVPSSPEFESYSPHSFMDDSVYEDGSDGRGMDFGSRVHEFAEDYALGMDVTPDNDDERNVKAFLDGLSGELLVEERAYLPLEIDGRRVTLSGVIDLVHLTDDTAEIIDFKTDLTRNADSEYRIQLSVYYHVLTEWFSDYSVTASIFYTADNAQVEVDPLSKTDLEAVTKI, from the coding sequence ATGACGTCACCAACTGACGAGTCGTCGACTGCAACACCAACACCCAACGAGGGCCAGCGTGAACTCATCGAGGGAACGGACGGATTGTATCTTGTCGACGCCGGCGCAGGGACCGGAAAGACGTTCACGGTCACCCACCGGTACGCCAACATCGTCACGAAAGACGGTGTCGAGCCCGACGATACCCTGTTACTCACGTTCACCCGAAACGCGGCGACGGAAATGAAAGACAGGATCGTCGCCAGCTGTGAGTACGATATGCGGGCACTTTCCGACGCTCCCATTCAGACCTTCCACAGCCTGTGTCGTGATATTCTCGATCAACACGGTTTTCACGCACCGTCGTATCTCGGGATCGACGATGCGATCACCGGGTCGACGCAGCTCCTCGAGAACGAAACGATCGAACGGGAGTACTTCCGCGAGTTTATTGGCCGCTTCAGCGACGATCACGACGAACATCACGATCTCCTTCGGTGTTTATCCGACCCGACGGCGTTACTCGATCTCATCACAAACCTCGCCGCGAAGGGCGTCTTTCCGACTGCTGACGGCTGGTATCGCGACTCCAGAGACGCCCTCGAGGGTGATTTCGACGCGTTCAAAGATATGTTCGACGAGGTGAATCGGCCGCGAAACGGCGGGAACAAACAGTCGACACTCCGGTCGAATCTCGGCCGATACGGGAAGAACAAGTGCTACCTCCCGGACGCACCCGACCGCGACGAGTTACGCGGTGAGTACGGGTCGAAAGCCGTTCCCGAAGACGTCGCCGAACGGGTCTTCACCGAGAATCGGGACCACCTCATCGAGTTCGTTCACGACGTGTACGTCGAGTATCTCGAGTTCGCGCTCGGACGGAACTACTTGAATTTCTCGTTCCTCCAGCTGTTTGCGTTCGTGTTATGCTGTGAGGACGCCGATCTCCGCGAGTCGCTGGCGTTCGAGTACGTGATGATCGACGAGTTCCAGGACTCGAGTGAGATCCAGTTCAAACTCGCCTTGCTCCTCTCGGGGACGGACAATTTCTGCGTCGTCGGTGACTGGAAACAGAGCATCTACTCGTTCCAATACGCGGCCGTCGAGAACATCACCGAATTCGAGGCCCGACTCGAGCGCTTCGCTGCCGAGTTGAACGACGATGCAGAGCGCGTCTCGTTTTCCCTCGGATCCGTCACGAGAGTCGAACTCGAACAGAACTATCGCTCGACGCAGTCGATTCTAGATTTTTCCGAGAACGCACTCGTTACACCGGGGAGCAATCGGGAATCGATCGATCGAGAGTCGATTCTCGAGCGGGTCGTCTCCCTTCACTCGAACACCGACCAGAACCACTCACAGATCGAGGCGTTCCAGCACGCAGACGAACACGAAGCGATCCTCACGAAGGTCCAAAAAATCGTCGGCAACGACGAGTACGCAATCGAAGAAGACGGCGAAGTTCGTCCGCCAACGTACGGCGATATCGCCGTCCTCACTCGAACCCGCGATTTCGGTCGCGAATTGCTCTCGACCGCAGACGCGTACGAATTCCCGATGGCCTACGAAGGTGGGATCGAACTCTTCCGTACTGACCAGGCGAAACTCTTGCTCGCCTGGCTGCGTATTCTCGTGGGCGGACCGGCCGCCGATCGAGGTTGGGCGGTCGTCCTAGAGCGTGCTGGGTACACGCTCGACGAGATCGAATACGTTCTCGAACACGACGCGTACCCAAGCGAGATGGCCGCGTTCCGGTCCGAACTCGAGGCCTTCGAGACACACGCAGCTGTCACGCGACGTGTGTTCGATCACTACGGCTACGACGGGACAACGGCCGACGTCGTCCTCACGACGGTCCAGTCGCTTCACAGTTCGACGACGATGACTCGAGGGGACCTGATTCGAATTATCAAAGACGGGATCGAGAACGGCTACACGAAGGAGGTACAGGCCGTTGCAGGTACGAATTCAGTTACCGTCCAGACGATTCACTCCGTAAAGGGGCTCGAACACCCAATCGTTATTCTCGGGAACATGAACAGCGGAGCATTCCCGCCGTCGGGAGGATCCGACGGCACCATTACGTACGCCGAACCCACCGGACTCCGTCGACGAAAGTGCTACGACGACAGCCACAGCGATCCACACGTCTACGACAACTGGCGGGCCGACGTTCTGGGGTGTTGTCAGCCGACCAAATACGGCGAGGAACGGCGTCTCCTCTACGTCGCGATGACTCGTGCCGAAACTCATCTGTTGTTCGCCGCCGGGGAGGAACCCAACACATTTCTCGAGCAGTTACCAGTCGATATCGAGGCACTCGAGCCAGCCGTTTCGCCAGTGAACGTCGACGAGACGACGCATACACAGTTTCGCACTGACGTACCTTCGTCACCGGAATTCGAGAGCTACTCGCCGCACTCGTTCATGGACGACAGCGTCTACGAGGACGGAAGCGATGGACGAGGGATGGACTTTGGCTCTCGAGTACACGAGTTCGCCGAAGACTATGCACTTGGAATGGACGTTACGCCCGACAACGACGACGAACGGAACGTGAAGGCCTTTCTCGATGGACTCTCGGGTGAGTTATTAGTCGAGGAGCGGGCCTATCTGCCACTCGAGATTGACGGGAGACGGGTCACACTTTCGGGGGTGATCGACTTGGTTCACTTGACCGACGACACCGCCGAGATCATCGACTTCAAAACGGATCTCACCCGTAACGCCGACTCGGAGTATCGGATTCAACTTAGCGTCTACTATCACGTACTTACCGAGTGGTTCAGCGATTACTCGGTGACTGCATCGATCTTCTACACGGCCGACAACGCTCAAGTCGAGGTTGATCCGTTATCGAAGACAGACCTCGAAGCGGTCACTAAAATCTGA
- a CDS encoding PD-(D/E)XK nuclease family protein: MSLTQSKSIDRLYQEVSDYELVIVPDSPLADALNRRLERAHFGPFAITPRRLATRRRETAEDRTAFLEVIGQTNLSWREIAYTVGNVLQCWEYRGRADAIFEYDAFDTPATRTIVDIISSLQTSSGLLATYNIDVGADGSVAVVGERQLTNLERSILPDKYDSIDRFTEDAFALPAFRLFDSSTAIVDAILDTVTQGNADEIGIVLDSSSEYSPLVESALETAEVPYYGGPGFMDDRDHRAFVQLLRCTTAGSDTRVHSVKPLLSCLDATVPIEHDKKRLADLEVDIPEIDWLREFIGRTDALTFESALNAYETRTGRTLEAFREELERLSLLEEPITTDRIDQLAYYLETYEVPIDRENEGVLLADAKSASFVDRPVVFYLGLDENWTRDSPNRPWVDRDEEYERTVDGFQSLLQSGIDRHYLVQDAVDGSPVTPCLYFDELLETEFERFSDLESVRHARSGRPIDDGFAREPLDADIEPERVETVSQSSLNTYANSPRDYCFGRLVETPDEHYFVDGNLFHDFAEFAVNHPDFVDDACLEDVADVMIEETRAFHRRIDLETQRTRYRVGLETIYKYLDKYAPTDATVLAPSRSWGENFFAKHFDRDVDSPVTERWFEDDDLRLEGKIDLVQSPTHLVDFKSGSRKSASQVTKASSIGKPSDKPNFQALSYLTYWRRQQPDESLEFTFVHFLETLDDVVTGDATLEDCLTTITYRPTAFDEFVQSRAVFEELREDAPNDCNKTFSKTDYETYLTVFDTDDVPRTRDADEMAHSPFGETLVERLVDDVGDYKYVKKGCMQAFRHLCGYRKSGYFAEDLDAFERFVDGQLEEVNHYRCGEDRFPIDGRAGEPNYRYVDNRDMLLTDSRSTRDDFLVPRDDSSSVQAEETPTSGVADSEVRR, encoded by the coding sequence GTGTCACTTACGCAGTCGAAATCGATCGATCGGCTGTATCAGGAAGTCTCCGACTACGAACTCGTCATCGTTCCCGATTCACCACTCGCGGATGCCCTCAACCGTCGCCTCGAGCGGGCCCATTTCGGGCCGTTCGCGATCACGCCCCGCCGGCTCGCGACGCGCCGCCGGGAGACGGCAGAGGATCGGACCGCGTTCCTCGAGGTAATCGGCCAAACTAACCTCAGTTGGAGGGAAATCGCCTACACCGTCGGCAACGTGCTCCAGTGTTGGGAGTACCGTGGACGCGCCGACGCAATCTTCGAGTACGACGCGTTCGATACACCGGCGACCAGAACCATCGTCGACATCATCAGTTCGCTGCAGACGTCCTCGGGACTGCTCGCAACGTACAATATCGATGTCGGTGCAGACGGGTCGGTCGCAGTCGTCGGTGAACGCCAGTTGACGAACCTCGAGCGGTCGATCCTCCCCGACAAGTACGATTCGATCGACCGATTCACTGAGGACGCGTTCGCTCTCCCGGCGTTTCGACTCTTCGACTCTTCGACAGCGATCGTCGACGCGATCCTCGACACCGTCACGCAGGGCAACGCGGACGAGATCGGTATCGTGCTCGACTCGAGCAGCGAGTATTCGCCGCTCGTCGAGTCGGCGCTCGAGACGGCGGAGGTTCCCTACTATGGCGGCCCCGGCTTCATGGACGATCGCGATCACCGCGCGTTCGTCCAGTTACTTCGGTGTACGACAGCCGGTTCAGATACCCGCGTTCACTCCGTAAAACCGCTCCTCTCGTGTCTCGATGCGACGGTACCAATCGAGCACGACAAGAAACGACTCGCTGACCTCGAAGTCGACATTCCCGAAATCGACTGGCTCCGCGAGTTCATCGGTCGAACGGACGCACTTACCTTCGAATCGGCGCTGAACGCGTACGAGACTCGAACGGGACGAACACTCGAGGCGTTCCGCGAGGAACTCGAGAGACTTAGCCTGCTCGAAGAGCCGATTACGACCGACAGGATCGATCAACTCGCGTATTATCTCGAGACCTACGAGGTGCCAATCGACCGGGAGAACGAGGGAGTTCTGCTGGCAGACGCAAAATCGGCCTCGTTCGTCGATCGGCCGGTCGTCTTCTATCTTGGACTCGACGAGAACTGGACCCGGGACTCGCCGAATCGGCCGTGGGTCGACCGCGACGAGGAGTACGAGCGAACCGTCGACGGCTTCCAGTCGCTCCTCCAGAGCGGCATCGACCGGCACTATCTCGTGCAGGATGCGGTCGATGGCTCACCCGTTACGCCGTGTTTGTACTTCGACGAGTTACTCGAGACCGAGTTCGAACGGTTCAGCGATCTCGAGTCGGTCCGCCACGCTCGAAGCGGCCGACCGATCGATGACGGATTCGCCCGGGAGCCACTGGATGCAGACATCGAACCTGAACGCGTCGAGACGGTCAGTCAGTCGAGTCTGAACACGTATGCGAACTCGCCGCGAGACTACTGCTTCGGACGGCTCGTCGAGACCCCGGACGAACACTACTTCGTCGACGGAAACCTCTTTCACGACTTCGCCGAGTTCGCCGTCAATCACCCCGATTTCGTCGACGACGCGTGTCTCGAGGACGTCGCCGACGTCATGATCGAGGAAACGCGTGCGTTTCATCGGCGAATCGACCTCGAGACGCAGCGCACTCGGTATCGAGTCGGTCTCGAGACGATCTATAAGTACCTCGACAAATACGCGCCGACCGACGCGACGGTTCTAGCGCCCTCGAGGAGCTGGGGTGAGAATTTCTTCGCGAAGCACTTCGACCGCGACGTCGACTCGCCGGTGACCGAGCGGTGGTTCGAAGACGACGACCTTCGACTCGAGGGGAAGATCGATCTCGTGCAGTCTCCGACGCACCTCGTCGACTTCAAAAGCGGCAGTCGAAAGTCCGCGTCGCAGGTGACGAAGGCCAGTTCGATCGGCAAGCCGAGCGACAAACCGAACTTTCAGGCGCTTTCGTACCTCACCTACTGGCGTCGCCAACAGCCCGACGAGTCCCTCGAGTTCACGTTCGTTCACTTCCTCGAGACGCTCGACGACGTCGTTACCGGCGACGCGACGCTCGAGGACTGCCTGACGACGATAACCTACCGTCCGACCGCGTTCGACGAGTTCGTGCAGTCCCGGGCGGTCTTCGAAGAACTCCGTGAAGACGCCCCAAACGACTGTAACAAGACATTCTCGAAGACCGACTACGAGACGTACTTGACGGTGTTCGACACCGACGATGTCCCCAGAACGCGAGACGCAGACGAGATGGCTCACTCACCGTTCGGCGAGACGCTGGTCGAACGCCTCGTCGACGACGTCGGCGACTACAAGTACGTCAAGAAGGGCTGCATGCAAGCGTTCAGACACCTCTGTGGCTACCGTAAGTCGGGCTACTTCGCGGAAGATCTCGACGCCTTCGAGCGCTTCGTCGACGGGCAACTCGAGGAGGTAAACCATTATCGCTGCGGCGAAGACCGCTTTCCGATCGATGGCCGCGCCGGCGAACCGAACTACCGTTACGTGGACAACCGCGATATGTTACTCACTGATTCCCGATCGACTCGAGACGACTTCCTAGTACCTCGAGACGACTCCTCGAGCGTTCAGGCCGAAGAAACGCCCACATCCGGTGTAGCGGACTCAGAGGTGAGACGATGA
- a CDS encoding asparaginase domain-containing protein → MTHVRVLSADETIASTGGSGGATPSNGGDDLVAAVPELEGVADIDVESVWDELSFHLSVSDVASLAESVEAAATDGVDGVVVTHGTETMAESAYSLDLMTADARFQDGACIAFGDFVRAAR, encoded by the coding sequence ATGACACACGTTCGCGTGTTGAGTGCCGATGAAACGATCGCATCGACGGGCGGTTCTGGCGGGGCAACGCCGTCGAACGGCGGCGACGACCTCGTCGCTGCCGTTCCTGAACTCGAGGGGGTCGCGGATATCGACGTCGAGTCGGTTTGGGACGAACTGAGCTTTCACCTCTCGGTGTCGGATGTCGCCTCGCTCGCCGAATCGGTCGAAGCGGCGGCGACGGACGGTGTCGACGGCGTCGTCGTGACGCACGGCACGGAGACGATGGCGGAATCGGCGTACTCTCTCGATCTGATGACGGCCGACGCGCGCTTTCAGGACGGTGCCTGTATCGCATTCGGCGATTTCGTTCGCGCGGCCAGATAG